A genome region from Carassius carassius chromosome 23, fCarCar2.1, whole genome shotgun sequence includes the following:
- the LOC132101282 gene encoding pentraxin-related protein PTX3-like translates to MASMCKWTFLQAMCLVVSLSMAVTENYEDDIDVNFVPNYLNEITEEDQMEGETPTPSPEPCKGSVFTKWDKLFTMLENSQMKENMLLQYADDIIKVELQSLREEMLQFVAQYGGSCASAVESSVRRAGIQTETRLQNALDRVREVSADQSAQHDATLQQLLAASVNQTTRLERLENECLKLGERGQASQAKSVQTRHLMQEVTETENGGRLEKTLAGISSELQTIREQLTLYTKSVFANSFPSGCDTGLLFPARSSTAHAEVSPKTPFQTNAVTICLWVKPTQVLNKTILFSYSTTGNAYELQLVLNGRSVFFTVDGETHLVQALGAAQEGHWVHICAVWSSQQGLASLWVNGQQAASSPGVAEGHELRSKGSILLGQEYGRFFRHLSIPDTFDAELAFTGKMTGVNMWDRVLDSKEISQQARLDGSGCGIRGNVVAWGVSDIEPKGGVKLIY, encoded by the exons ATGGCCAGCATGTGCAAGTGGACATTCCTCCAGGCCATGTGTCTGGTGGTTTCATTGTCCATGGCAGTAACTGAGAATTATGAGGATGATATTGATGTGAACTTTGTACCCAATTATTTGAACGAGATAACTGAGGAGGACCAGATGGAAG GGGAGACCCCCACACCTTCCCCTGAACCCTGCAAAGGCTCAGTCTTCACTAAGTGGGATAAGCTCTTTACAATGCTGGAAAATTCCCAAATGAAAGAGAACATGCTCCTGCAGTATGCCGATGATATCATCAAGGTGGAGCTGCAGAGTCTGAGAGAAGAGATGTTACAGTTTGTGGCACAGTACGGTGGCTCTTGTGCATCTGCGGTTGAGAGCTCGGTTCGACGGGCTGGGATTCAAACAGAGACGCGTCTGCAGAACGCGTTAGACCGTGTCCGAGAAGTCTCAGCTGATCAGTCCGCACAACATGATGCAACCCTTCAGCAGCTACTGGCTGCTAGCGTAAACCAGACTACACGACTGGAGCGACTAGAGAACGAATGCTTGAAATTGGGGGAAAGAGGTCAGGCCTCCCAAGCCAAGAGCGTCCAGACCCGACATCTCATGCAAGAAGTGACAGAGACAGAGAATGGAGGTAGGCTGGAGAAGACTTTAGCAGGCATCTCCAGTGAGCTGCAAACCATCCGGGAACAGCTGACCCTTTACACCAAATCAGTCTTTGCAAACAGCTTTCCATCAG GCTGTGACACTGGGCTGCTCTTCCCCGCACGTTCATCTACAGCACATGCTGAAGTCTCACCCAAGACACCCTTTCAGACCAATGCCGTTACAATTTGCCTGTGGGTAAAACCAACTCAGGTACTCAACAAGACCATCCTCTTCTCGTACAGTACAACTGGCAATGCCTACGAACTCCAATTGGTGTTGAATGGACGGAGTGTCTTTTTTACCGTCGATGGTGAAACCCATTTGGTGCAAGCTTTAGGGGCAGCTCAAGAGGGTCATTGGGTGCACATTTGTGCAGTCTGGAGTTCACAGCAGGGCTTGGCTTCACTGTGGGTGAATGGTCAACAAGCTGCAAGCTCTCCCGGAGTGGCCGAAGGTCATGAGTTACGCAGCAAAGGAAGCATACTATTGGGGCAAGAGTATGGACGTTTCTTCAGGCATCTTAGTATCCCAGACACATTTGATGCGGAACTTGCCTTCACAGGAAAGATGACTGGAGTGAACATGTGGGACCGTGTTTTGGATTCAAAAGAGATATCTCAGCAAGCGCGGCTGGATGGGAGTGGTTGTGGTATCCGTGGTAATGTGGTGGCATGGGGCGTTTCTGACATTGAGCCAAAAGGGGGTGTCAAGTTAATATACTAA